In Streptomyces sp. NBC_00704, a genomic segment contains:
- the ctaD gene encoding aa3-type cytochrome oxidase subunit I gives MSILNEPQGASAAEDSYENELPVRRKQPGNVVVKWLTTTDHKTIGTLYLVTSFAFFCIGGVMALLMRAELARPGLQLMSNEQFNQAFTMHGTIMLLMFATPLFAGFTNWIMPLQIGAPDVAFPRLNMFAYWLYLFGSTIAVGGFLTPQGAADFGWFAYSPLSDAVRSPGIGADLWIMGLAFSGFGTILGAVNFITTIICMRAPGMTMFRMPIFVWNVLLTAVLVLLAFPVLAAALFALEADRKFGAHVFDAANGGALLWQHLFWFFGHPEVYIIALPFFGIISEVIPVFSRKPMFGYMGLVAATISIAGLSVTVWAHHMYVTGGVLLPFFSFMTFLIAVPTGVKFFNWIGTMWKGSLSFETPMLWATGFLITFTFGGLTGVILASPPMDFHVSDSYFVVAHFHYVVFGTVVFAMFSGFHFWWPKMTGKMLDERLGKITFWTLFIGFHGTFLVQHWLGAEGMPRRYADYLAADGFTALNTISTISSFVLGLSVLPFFYNVWKTAKYGKPVGVDDPWGYGRSLEWATSCPPPRHNFLTLPRIRSESPAFDLHHPEVAALEQLEHSGHGASAIAGSKEAGK, from the coding sequence GTGAGCATCCTCAACGAACCCCAGGGTGCCTCCGCAGCTGAGGACTCGTACGAGAACGAGCTGCCGGTCAGGCGCAAGCAGCCCGGCAACGTCGTGGTGAAGTGGCTGACGACCACCGACCACAAGACCATCGGTACGCTGTACCTGGTCACGTCGTTCGCGTTCTTCTGCATCGGCGGCGTCATGGCACTCCTCATGCGCGCCGAGCTGGCCCGTCCGGGCCTGCAGCTCATGTCGAACGAGCAGTTCAACCAAGCGTTCACGATGCACGGCACGATCATGCTGCTGATGTTCGCGACGCCGCTGTTCGCCGGCTTCACGAACTGGATCATGCCGCTCCAGATCGGCGCGCCCGACGTGGCGTTCCCGCGGCTGAACATGTTCGCCTACTGGCTCTACCTGTTCGGCTCGACCATCGCCGTGGGCGGCTTCCTCACCCCGCAGGGCGCCGCCGACTTCGGCTGGTTCGCCTACAGCCCGCTGTCGGACGCCGTCCGCTCCCCGGGCATCGGCGCCGACCTGTGGATCATGGGCCTGGCCTTCTCCGGCTTCGGCACCATCCTCGGCGCGGTCAACTTCATCACCACGATCATCTGCATGCGCGCTCCCGGCATGACGATGTTCCGCATGCCGATCTTCGTGTGGAACGTGCTGCTGACGGCCGTCCTGGTCCTGCTCGCCTTCCCCGTCCTCGCCGCCGCGCTGTTCGCGCTGGAGGCGGATCGGAAATTCGGGGCACACGTCTTCGATGCCGCGAACGGAGGGGCGTTGCTCTGGCAGCACCTCTTCTGGTTCTTCGGCCATCCAGAGGTGTACATCATCGCCCTGCCGTTCTTCGGCATCATCTCCGAGGTCATCCCGGTCTTCTCCCGCAAGCCGATGTTCGGCTACATGGGCCTGGTCGCCGCGACGATCTCCATCGCCGGTCTGTCCGTGACGGTGTGGGCGCACCACATGTACGTCACCGGAGGCGTGCTGCTGCCGTTCTTCTCCTTCATGACGTTCCTCATCGCCGTGCCGACCGGCGTGAAGTTCTTCAACTGGATCGGCACCATGTGGAAGGGCTCCCTGTCCTTCGAGACGCCGATGCTGTGGGCGACGGGCTTCCTGATCACCTTCACCTTCGGCGGTCTGACCGGCGTCATCCTGGCCTCGCCGCCGATGGACTTCCACGTGTCCGACTCGTACTTCGTGGTGGCGCACTTCCACTACGTCGTCTTCGGCACCGTCGTCTTCGCGATGTTCTCCGGCTTCCACTTCTGGTGGCCGAAGATGACCGGCAAGATGCTCGACGAGCGCCTCGGCAAGATCACCTTCTGGACGCTGTTCATCGGCTTCCACGGCACCTTCCTGGTCCAGCACTGGCTGGGTGCCGAAGGCATGCCGCGCCGTTACGCGGACTACCTGGCCGCGGACGGGTTCACCGCCCTGAACACGATCTCGACGATCAGCTCGTTCGTCCTCGGCCTGTCCGTCCTGCCGTTCTTCTACAACGTGTGGAAGACCGCCAAGTACGGCAAGCCGGTCGGCGTCGACGACCCGTGGGGTTACGGCCGCTCCCTGGAGTGGGCCACGTCCTGCCCGCCGCCGCGCCACAACTTCCTCACCCTGCCGCGGATCCGCAGTGAATCCCCGGCGTTCGACCTGCACCACCCGGAGGTCGCCGCGCTCGAGCAGCTGGAGCACAGCGGCCACGGCGCCAGCGCCATCGCGGGCAGCAAGGAGGCCGGCAAGTGA
- the ctaE gene encoding aa3-type cytochrome oxidase subunit III, with amino-acid sequence MSVVATATTVDTGHAHPSVNRPNLTSVGTIIWLSSELMFFAALFAMYFTLRSVTGPDHWKEMAEALNLPFSATNTTILVLSSLTCQLGVFAAERGDVKKLRMWFIVTFIMGAIFIGGQIYEYTELVKKDGLSLSSDPYGSVFYLTTGFHGMHVTGGLIAFLFVLGRTYAAKRFTHEQATAAIVVSYYWHFVDVVWIGLFATIYLIK; translated from the coding sequence ATGTCGGTCGTGGCGACAGCAACGACAGTAGACACCGGGCACGCGCACCCGTCGGTCAATCGACCGAACCTCACCAGCGTCGGAACCATCATCTGGCTGAGTTCCGAGCTGATGTTCTTCGCGGCCCTCTTCGCGATGTACTTCACCCTGCGATCGGTGACGGGTCCTGATCACTGGAAGGAGATGGCCGAGGCCCTGAACCTCCCGTTCTCGGCCACGAACACCACGATCCTGGTGCTCTCCTCGCTCACCTGCCAGCTCGGCGTCTTCGCCGCCGAGCGCGGTGACGTGAAGAAGCTGCGGATGTGGTTCATCGTCACCTTCATCATGGGTGCGATCTTCATCGGCGGTCAGATCTACGAGTACACCGAGCTGGTGAAGAAGGACGGGCTCTCGCTCTCCTCGGATCCGTACGGCTCGGTGTTCTACCTGACCACCGGCTTCCACGGCATGCACGTGACGGGCGGCCTCATCGCCTTCCTGTTCGTCCTCGGGCGCACCTACGCGGCCAAGAGGTTCACCCACGAGCAGGCGACCGCGGCCATCGTCGTGTCCTACTACTGGCACTTCGTCGATGTCGTCTGGATCGGCCTCTTCGCCACGATCTACCTGATCAAGTAG
- the qcrC gene encoding cytochrome bc1 complex diheme cytochrome c subunit, which produces MKKLSARRRHPLAALVVLLLALACTGGLYAAFAPASKAQADDSAQSLTIDEGKKLYAVGCASCHGTGGQGTSDGPSLVGVGAAAVDFQVGTGRMPAATSQGPQVVKKKNIYTQAEIDQLAAYIASLGSGPAVPTKAEYGPEGADIAKGGELFRTNCAQCHNFTGKGGALTKGKFAPTLEDVDPKHLYEAMQTGPQNMPSFPDTTLSEQNKKDIIAYLHAVNSSDTDNPGGLELGGLGPVSEGLFAWIFGLGALIAVAVWVAARTAKAKKS; this is translated from the coding sequence GTGAAAAAGCTCTCCGCACGACGACGCCATCCGCTGGCGGCGCTCGTCGTCCTACTCCTCGCGCTGGCATGCACAGGGGGGCTGTACGCCGCGTTCGCGCCCGCGAGCAAGGCGCAGGCAGACGACAGCGCCCAGTCCCTCACGATCGACGAGGGCAAGAAGCTCTACGCCGTCGGCTGCGCCAGCTGCCACGGCACCGGCGGTCAGGGCACCTCCGACGGTCCGAGCCTGGTCGGCGTGGGCGCCGCGGCCGTCGACTTCCAGGTCGGCACCGGCCGCATGCCGGCGGCGACCTCCCAGGGCCCGCAGGTGGTGAAGAAGAAGAACATCTACACGCAGGCCGAGATCGACCAGCTCGCCGCGTACATCGCCTCCCTCGGCTCCGGCCCGGCCGTTCCCACCAAGGCCGAGTACGGTCCGGAGGGCGCGGACATCGCCAAGGGCGGCGAACTGTTCCGCACCAACTGCGCGCAGTGCCACAACTTCACCGGAAAGGGCGGCGCCCTCACCAAGGGCAAGTTCGCTCCGACCCTGGAGGACGTGGACCCGAAGCACCTCTACGAGGCCATGCAGACCGGCCCGCAGAACATGCCCTCCTTCCCCGACACCACGCTGTCGGAGCAGAACAAGAAGGACATCATCGCGTACCTGCACGCGGTCAACAGCAGCGACACCGACAACCCCGGTGGTCTGGAGCTGGGCGGTCTCGGGCCGGTCAGTGAGGGCCTGTTCGCCTGGATCTTCGGTCTCGGCGCACTGATCGCGGTCGCCGTCTGGGTCGCCGCTCGGACCGCAAAGGCCAAGAAGTCATGA
- the ctaC gene encoding aa3-type cytochrome oxidase subunit II, giving the protein MSPNGSDRSPRRPMRRKLLQAMTAGLVLATATGCTYKDFPRLGMPTPVTEEAPRILSLWQGSWAAALATGVLVWGLILWSAFFHRRSRTKVEIPPQTRYNMPIEALYTVVPIIIVSVLFYFTARDESKLLSLDKKPDVTVNVVGFQWSWCFNYIEKVDGSQGNATTDANLAAIPDRYKKDFPSDAGGVYTCGTPGERNPQTHNPGPTLWLPKGQTVRFVLTSRDVIHSFWVVPFLMKQDVIPGHTNSFQVTPNREGTFLGKCAELCGVDHSRMLFNVKVVSPERYEQHLKDLAKNGQTGYVPAGIEQTGPEKNRESNVL; this is encoded by the coding sequence GTGAGTCCCAACGGCTCCGACCGCTCGCCGCGGCGCCCGATGCGGCGGAAGCTGCTGCAGGCAATGACCGCGGGCCTGGTCCTGGCGACCGCCACCGGTTGCACATACAAGGACTTCCCCCGCCTTGGCATGCCCACCCCGGTCACAGAAGAGGCTCCGCGGATCCTCTCCCTGTGGCAGGGCTCGTGGGCCGCCGCGCTGGCCACCGGCGTGCTGGTGTGGGGCCTGATCCTGTGGAGTGCTTTCTTCCACCGGCGCAGCCGCACAAAGGTCGAAATCCCTCCGCAGACCCGGTACAACATGCCCATCGAGGCGCTGTACACGGTCGTGCCGATCATCATCGTCTCGGTGCTGTTCTACTTCACCGCCCGCGACGAGTCGAAGCTGCTGAGCCTCGACAAGAAGCCCGACGTCACGGTCAACGTGGTCGGCTTCCAGTGGAGCTGGTGCTTCAACTACATCGAGAAGGTCGACGGTTCCCAGGGGAACGCGACGACCGACGCGAACCTGGCCGCGATCCCGGACCGGTACAAGAAGGACTTCCCGTCCGACGCGGGCGGCGTCTACACCTGCGGCACCCCCGGTGAGCGGAACCCGCAGACCCACAACCCGGGCCCGACCCTCTGGCTCCCCAAGGGTCAGACGGTCCGCTTCGTCCTCACCTCGCGTGACGTCATCCACTCCTTCTGGGTGGTGCCGTTCCTCATGAAGCAGGACGTCATCCCGGGTCACACCAACTCGTTCCAGGTCACCCCCAACCGCGAGGGCACCTTCCTGGGCAAGTGTGCCGAGCTGTGCGGCGTCGACCACTCCCGGATGCTCTTCAACGTGAAGGTCGTCTCCCCGGAGCGCTACGAGCAGCACCTGAAGGACCTCGCCAAGAACGGGCAGACCGGGTACGTGCCGGCCGGCATCGAGCAGACCGGCCCCGAGAAGAACCGGGAGTCGAACGTCCTGTGA
- a CDS encoding cysteine desulfurase/sulfurtransferase TusA family protein, translating into MSYFDAASAAPLHPVARQALLASLDEGWADPARLYREGRRARLLLDAAREATAEAVGCRPDELTFTSSGTRAVHTAVAGASAGRRRVGRHLIVSAVEHSSVLHSAEAFEAAGGEVTRAPVTRTGAVAVESYAEALRSGTALACLQSANHEVGTEQPVAAVAEACRAAGVPLLVDAAQSLAWGAVEGPWSLLTGSAHKWGGPSGVGLLVVRKGTRFAAQGPVDERESGRAAGFENLPAIVAAAASLRAMRAEAAAEAARLRDLTARIRERVADVVPDVEVVGDPIRRLPGIVTFSCLYVDGEALLHELDRAGFSVSSGSSCTSSTLTPSHVLRAMGVLSEGNVRVSLPWGAAEEDVERFLAVLPGAVAGVRDKLGAPASAPAPASAAAADAEGEGREGLVVDALGRRCPIPVIELAKVIGDVPVGGTVRVLSDDEAARLDIPAWCEMRGQEYLGEEPADRGAVYTVRRTS; encoded by the coding sequence GTGTCCTACTTCGACGCCGCATCCGCCGCTCCCCTGCATCCCGTCGCCCGCCAGGCGCTGTTGGCCTCGCTCGACGAGGGATGGGCAGACCCCGCACGCCTGTACAGAGAGGGGCGGCGGGCGCGGCTGCTGCTGGACGCGGCACGCGAGGCGACGGCCGAGGCGGTGGGCTGCCGGCCGGACGAACTGACCTTCACGTCCTCCGGAACCCGGGCCGTGCACACCGCGGTCGCGGGCGCGTCGGCCGGACGGCGACGGGTCGGACGTCACCTGATCGTGTCAGCCGTCGAACACTCCTCGGTACTGCATTCGGCCGAGGCGTTCGAGGCCGCGGGCGGCGAGGTGACCCGGGCGCCGGTGACCAGGACCGGCGCGGTCGCCGTCGAGTCGTACGCCGAGGCCCTGCGGTCCGGCACCGCGCTGGCCTGTCTGCAGTCGGCCAACCACGAGGTGGGCACCGAGCAGCCGGTGGCGGCGGTGGCCGAGGCGTGCCGGGCGGCGGGCGTGCCGCTGCTGGTGGACGCGGCGCAGTCGCTGGCGTGGGGGGCGGTGGAGGGGCCCTGGTCGCTGCTGACCGGCAGCGCCCACAAGTGGGGCGGGCCGTCGGGGGTGGGGCTGCTCGTGGTCCGCAAGGGGACGCGGTTCGCCGCTCAGGGGCCGGTGGACGAGCGGGAGTCGGGGCGGGCGGCCGGGTTCGAGAACCTTCCGGCGATCGTGGCCGCGGCGGCCTCGCTGCGGGCGATGCGGGCGGAGGCGGCGGCCGAGGCGGCGCGGCTGCGGGACCTGACGGCACGGATCAGGGAGCGGGTGGCGGACGTCGTCCCGGACGTGGAGGTGGTCGGGGACCCGATCCGGCGGCTGCCCGGGATCGTCACGTTCTCCTGCCTCTACGTCGACGGGGAGGCCCTGCTGCACGAGCTGGACCGGGCGGGCTTCTCCGTCTCGTCCGGTTCGTCGTGCACCAGCAGCACGCTGACGCCCAGCCATGTGCTGCGCGCGATGGGGGTGCTGAGTGAGGGGAATGTGCGGGTTTCCCTGCCGTGGGGAGCCGCCGAGGAGGACGTGGAGAGATTCCTCGCGGTGCTGCCGGGCGCGGTGGCGGGGGTGCGCGACAAGCTCGGGGCGCCGGCGTCCGCCCCCGCCCCCGCGTCGGCTGCTGCGGCGGACGCGGAGGGCGAGGGGCGCGAGGGGCTCGTCGTGGACGCGCTGGGCAGGCGGTGCCCCATCCCCGTCATCGAGCTGGCGAAGGTCATCGGGGACGTGCCGGTCGGCGGCACGGTGCGGGTGCTGTCCGACGACGAGGCGGCCCGGCTCGACATCCCCGCCTGGTGCGAGATGCGCGGGCAGGAGTACCTGGGCGAGGAGCCGGCGGACCGCGGCGCCGTCTACACGGTCCGCCGGACGTCCTGA
- the qcrB gene encoding cytochrome bc1 complex cytochrome b subunit has product MSTTENHDSAVTRERGKAPAGERIADWADGRLGIYSLAKANMRKIFPDHWSFMLGEVCMYSFIIIILTGVYLTLFFHPSMNEVEYHGSYVPLQGQLMSEAFSSTLHISFDVRGGLLIRQIHHWAALIFLAGMFVHMMRVFFTGAFRKPREVNWLFGFLLFVLGMFTGFTGYSLPDDLLSGTGVRFTQGAILSMPIVGTYISMFLFGGEFPGHDFVARFYSIHILLLPGIMLGLMVGHLILVFYHKHTQFAGPGKSNKNVVGMPLLPVYMAKAGGFFFLVFGVIAAIAAVAQINPIWAMGPYRPDQVSTGAQPDWYMGFAEGLIRFMPGWEINFWGHTLVLGVFIPLVLFGVLLALLALYPFIEAWITGDKREHHILDRPRNAPTRTALGVAWVTMYMIMLVGGGNDLWATHFHLSINAITWFVRIFFFAGPAIAYIATKRICLGLQRRDKDKVLHGRETGTIKRLPHGEFIEIHEPLSQEQLHTLTAHEQYAPAAIGATVDDNGVERKVTGKEKLRAKISEAYFGEDQQIPKPTVEEYKEITSGHGHH; this is encoded by the coding sequence ATGAGCACGACAGAGAACCACGACAGCGCCGTGACCCGCGAACGCGGGAAGGCCCCGGCCGGCGAGCGCATCGCCGACTGGGCCGACGGCCGGCTGGGGATCTACTCCCTCGCCAAGGCGAACATGCGCAAGATCTTCCCCGACCACTGGTCGTTCATGTTGGGCGAAGTGTGCATGTACAGCTTCATCATCATCATCCTGACGGGTGTGTATCTGACGCTGTTCTTCCACCCGTCGATGAACGAGGTGGAGTACCACGGCAGCTACGTCCCGCTCCAGGGACAGCTGATGTCCGAGGCGTTCAGCTCGACCCTGCACATCTCCTTCGACGTGCGCGGCGGTCTGCTCATCCGGCAGATCCACCACTGGGCGGCGCTGATCTTCCTCGCCGGCATGTTCGTGCACATGATGCGCGTGTTCTTCACGGGTGCGTTCCGCAAGCCGCGTGAGGTCAACTGGCTGTTCGGCTTCCTGCTGTTCGTCCTGGGCATGTTCACCGGATTCACCGGTTACTCGCTCCCGGACGACCTGCTCTCCGGCACCGGTGTGCGCTTCACGCAGGGCGCGATCCTGTCGATGCCGATCGTCGGCACGTACATCTCGATGTTCCTGTTCGGCGGCGAGTTCCCCGGCCACGACTTCGTGGCCCGGTTCTACTCGATCCACATCCTGCTGCTGCCGGGCATCATGCTGGGCCTGATGGTGGGCCACCTGATCCTGGTCTTCTACCACAAGCACACGCAGTTCGCGGGCCCCGGCAAGAGCAACAAGAACGTCGTGGGCATGCCGCTGCTGCCGGTGTACATGGCCAAGGCCGGAGGCTTCTTCTTCCTGGTCTTCGGCGTGATCGCGGCCATCGCGGCCGTGGCGCAGATCAACCCGATCTGGGCCATGGGCCCCTACCGTCCGGACCAGGTGTCGACCGGCGCCCAGCCCGACTGGTACATGGGCTTCGCCGAAGGCCTGATCCGCTTCATGCCGGGCTGGGAGATCAACTTCTGGGGCCACACCCTGGTCCTGGGCGTGTTCATCCCGCTGGTGCTGTTCGGCGTCCTGCTCGCCCTGCTGGCGCTCTACCCCTTCATCGAGGCGTGGATCACCGGCGACAAGCGCGAGCACCACATCCTGGACCGCCCGCGCAACGCCCCGACCCGTACGGCGCTGGGCGTCGCCTGGGTCACGATGTACATGATCATGCTGGTGGGCGGTGGCAACGACCTCTGGGCCACCCACTTCCACCTGTCGATCAACGCGATCACCTGGTTCGTCCGGATCTTCTTCTTCGCCGGACCGGCCATCGCGTACATCGCCACCAAGCGGATCTGTCTCGGCCTGCAGCGTCGCGACAAGGACAAGGTGCTGCACGGTCGCGAGACCGGCACCATCAAGCGCCTGCCGCACGGTGAGTTCATCGAGATCCACGAGCCGCTCAGCCAGGAGCAGCTGCACACCCTGACCGCGCACGAGCAGTACGCGCCGGCCGCGATCGGCGCCACCGTCGACGACAACGGCGTCGAGCGCAAGGTCACGGGCAAGGAGAAGCTCCGCGCCAAGATCAGCGAAGCGTACTTCGGCGAGGACCAGCAGATCCCGAAGCCCACCGTCGAGGAGTACAAGGAGATCACGAGCGGCCACGGCCACCACTGA
- a CDS encoding cytochrome c oxidase subunit 4, whose protein sequence is MKIQGKMFVWLSVFLLVMATVYGVWSKEPAGTTALFLAFGLSIMVGFYLGFTARRVDAGAQDNKEADVADDAGEVGFFSPHSWQPLSLAVGGALAFLGVAVGWWVLYFSVPVIMIGLWGWVFEYYRGENRTQ, encoded by the coding sequence GTGAAGATCCAGGGCAAGATGTTCGTCTGGCTGAGCGTCTTCCTCCTTGTCATGGCGACCGTCTACGGCGTCTGGTCGAAGGAGCCGGCCGGCACCACGGCCCTCTTCCTGGCCTTCGGCCTGAGCATCATGGTCGGCTTCTACCTGGGCTTCACCGCCCGGCGGGTCGACGCGGGCGCGCAGGACAACAAGGAGGCGGACGTCGCGGACGACGCCGGCGAGGTGGGCTTCTTCAGCCCGCACAGCTGGCAGCCGCTGTCGCTCGCCGTCGGCGGCGCCCTGGCCTTCCTCGGTGTCGCGGTCGGTTGGTGGGTGCTCTACTTCTCCGTCCCGGTGATCATGATCGGCCTGTGGGGCTGGGTCTTCGAGTACTACCGCGGTGAGAACCGCACCCAGTAG
- the qcrA gene encoding cytochrome bc1 complex Rieske iron-sulfur subunit, with protein sequence MSSQDIPEENLPAEQSAGHHEHGAVDVADEKNPFADPGLPPHEHRVQDIDERAAKRSERAVAFLFTLSMLATVGFIASYVAIPADKSVFVFPIGHLSALNFALGLTLGTALFTIGAGAVHWARTLMSDVEVADERHPIAADPEVRAKVHADFRQGAKESALGRRKLIRNTLFGAVALVPLSGVVLLRDLGPLPEDKLRHTLWAKGKLLVNMNTNEPLRPSDVAVGSLTFAKPEGLEEHDEDFQNEIAKAALMIVRLQPDNIKDKRELEWSHEGIVAYSKICTHVGCPISLYEQQTHHVLCPCHQSTFDLSDGARVIFGPAGHALPQLRIGVNDEGYLQALGDFEEPVGPAFWERG encoded by the coding sequence ATGAGTAGCCAAGACATTCCAGAAGAGAACCTGCCTGCCGAGCAGTCCGCAGGACACCACGAGCACGGCGCGGTAGACGTCGCGGACGAGAAGAACCCGTTCGCGGACCCCGGCCTGCCGCCCCACGAGCACCGCGTCCAGGACATCGACGAGCGGGCCGCCAAGCGGTCCGAGCGTGCGGTCGCCTTCCTGTTCACGCTGTCGATGCTGGCCACGGTCGGGTTCATCGCCTCGTACGTGGCGATCCCCGCCGACAAGTCGGTCTTCGTGTTCCCGATCGGCCACCTCAGCGCGCTGAACTTCGCGCTGGGCCTGACCCTGGGCACGGCGCTGTTCACCATCGGCGCCGGCGCGGTCCACTGGGCCCGCACCCTGATGTCGGACGTCGAGGTCGCCGACGAGCGCCACCCGATCGCCGCCGACCCCGAGGTCCGTGCCAAGGTCCACGCGGACTTCCGGCAGGGCGCCAAGGAGTCCGCGCTCGGCCGCCGCAAGCTGATCCGCAACACGCTGTTCGGCGCGGTCGCCCTGGTGCCGCTGTCCGGTGTCGTGCTGCTGCGCGACCTCGGCCCGCTGCCCGAGGACAAGCTGCGTCACACGCTGTGGGCCAAGGGCAAGCTGCTCGTCAACATGAACACGAACGAGCCGCTGCGTCCGTCGGACGTGGCCGTCGGTTCTCTCACCTTCGCCAAGCCCGAGGGCCTGGAGGAGCACGACGAGGACTTCCAGAACGAGATCGCCAAGGCGGCCCTGATGATCGTCCGGTTGCAGCCGGACAACATCAAGGACAAGCGCGAACTCGAGTGGTCGCACGAGGGCATCGTGGCGTACTCGAAGATCTGCACCCACGTCGGTTGCCCGATCTCCCTGTACGAGCAGCAGACGCACCACGTGCTGTGCCCCTGCCACCAGTCCACCTTCGACCTCTCCGACGGTGCCCGAGTGATCTTCGGCCCCGCCGGTCACGCCCTGCCGCAGCTGCGCATCGGCGTGAACGACGAGGGCTACCTTCAGGCGCTCGGCGACTTCGAAGAGCCCGTCGGTCCTGCTTTCTGGGAGCGCGGATGA
- a CDS encoding L,D-transpeptidase encodes MSHQPRPRTVVGCTLLVIALGAVASACGSDDDPLSARPYDATDQISFNTPDGDGEKADPDKPLQITAEDDDRITDVTAVDATGRYLAGELAADGSRWHSTEPLAAGAHYTVRVSTEDDDGAPGRRVLAFDTGKPTSKKRLAVQFGPDAGEYGVGQPVTAKLDQPVKDPAQRAVVERGLKVTSSPSVQGAWYWVDDKELHYRPKDYWPAHATVRVRSNLDGIKISDRLWGGPAKELKLTIGDRVIAVTDAAAHSLSVFKNNEEIQQIPVTTGKPGFETRNGVKVVLGKEYFVRMRGTTVGIAEGSADSYDLPVYYATRVTWSGEYVHAAPWSVGSQGYENVSHGCTGMSTSNAQWFFDHIRQGDVVQVVNSNGDTMETFGNGFGDWNLDWKNWTTGSALTGGKQQTGQETARLSPAAV; translated from the coding sequence ATGAGCCACCAACCACGCCCTCGCACCGTCGTCGGCTGCACCCTGCTGGTGATCGCCCTGGGCGCGGTCGCAAGCGCCTGCGGCTCGGACGACGACCCGCTCTCCGCGCGCCCCTACGACGCGACGGACCAGATCTCCTTCAACACTCCCGACGGGGACGGCGAGAAGGCCGACCCGGACAAGCCCCTGCAGATCACCGCCGAGGACGACGACCGCATCACGGACGTCACCGCCGTGGACGCCACAGGCCGCTACCTCGCGGGCGAACTCGCCGCCGACGGCAGCCGCTGGCACAGCACCGAGCCGCTGGCCGCAGGAGCCCACTACACCGTCCGGGTGAGCACCGAGGACGACGACGGAGCGCCCGGCCGCCGGGTCCTCGCCTTCGACACCGGCAAGCCCACCAGCAAGAAGCGGCTGGCGGTCCAGTTCGGCCCCGACGCCGGCGAGTACGGCGTCGGCCAGCCCGTCACCGCCAAGCTCGACCAGCCCGTGAAGGACCCCGCCCAGCGGGCCGTCGTCGAACGCGGCCTCAAGGTCACCTCGTCGCCGTCCGTGCAGGGCGCCTGGTACTGGGTGGACGACAAGGAACTCCACTACCGGCCCAAGGACTACTGGCCCGCCCACGCCACCGTCCGCGTGCGCAGCAACCTCGACGGCATCAAGATCAGCGACCGGCTGTGGGGCGGCCCGGCCAAGGAGCTGAAACTCACCATCGGGGACCGCGTCATCGCCGTGACGGACGCCGCGGCGCACTCCCTGTCGGTGTTCAAGAACAACGAGGAGATCCAGCAGATCCCCGTCACCACCGGCAAGCCCGGCTTCGAGACCCGCAACGGCGTCAAGGTCGTCCTGGGCAAGGAGTACTTCGTACGGATGCGCGGGACCACCGTCGGCATCGCGGAGGGCTCCGCGGACTCCTACGACCTGCCCGTCTACTACGCCACCCGCGTCACCTGGAGCGGCGAGTACGTCCACGCCGCCCCCTGGTCCGTGGGCTCCCAGGGCTACGAGAACGTCAGCCACGGCTGCACGGGCATGAGCACGTCCAACGCCCAGTGGTTCTTCGACCACATCCGCCAGGGCGACGTCGTCCAGGTCGTCAACAGCAACGGCGACACGATGGAGACGTTCGGCAACGGCTTCGGCGACTGGAACCTGGACTGGAAGAACTGGACCACCGGCAGCGCGCTGACCGGCGGCAAGCAGCAGACCGGCCAGGAGACGGCGCGGCTGAGCCCGGCGGCCGTGTAG